In Anaerobacillus isosaccharinicus, one genomic interval encodes:
- a CDS encoding transposase: MGEHRQTYNEEFKRQTVKFAQEQKQKKTMRDIAQELEVPLSCLHQWMTQFREFENEPVASEDRVRKLEQELHELERQLKLKDRKIADTEEELAIVKKAVHIFSRPRP, translated from the coding sequence ATGGGTGAACATCGTCAAACATATAATGAAGAGTTTAAGCGTCAAACGGTTAAATTTGCACAAGAACAAAAGCAGAAGAAAACAATGAGAGATATCGCACAAGAGTTAGAAGTTCCACTAAGCTGTCTACACCAGTGGATGACTCAATTTCGCGAATTCGAGAACGAGCCCGTCGCAAGTGAAGATCGTGTTCGAAAGTTGGAACAAGAGCTGCATGAACTAGAGCGTCAACTAAAACTAAAAGATCGAAAAATAGCTGATACAGAAGAAGAATTGGCTATTGTAAAAAAGGCGGTGCACATCTTCAGCAGACCAAGGCCATGA
- a CDS encoding DUF4179 domain-containing protein, translated as MNNIEKKLAEEKKRLDLVTAPQELEARLRRALNTSKPKRRNRFFTLGKLAAVALFFMMLVGYNFNAFAYYGKKLLGFDEVISGTLNDLNEKGMGQMIGKKIMLQDGTEFTIDGLMTDANQLILYYTLLNPNGIEEMANFDFRLEKITGFLTYSQVSSGVSSMNAAGTEIKGTMHFDPVSPFARKLTIHIWEPSLNGQGTESSLSFPYNPNKAMQTQIKQSIKKTVNVDKGYIKFQSLTATPTATVIEGTLDVENFDRLPLGLHGIQLIANGEEIEILGSGVKSAIRGSKFYIQFDRLPEQLESLELYVSEFIGYQKLDEMIVIGSEHVDPYILNGKELWITNISRTSKNVEITISTDHDVMLHGVSIGNANEQTSLLTTVNQTMVEQENGRITKERTLLFDLMVEPEFLLVEGMHYIKRYNKIIEIPVN; from the coding sequence ATGAATAACATCGAGAAAAAATTGGCAGAAGAAAAAAAACGTCTTGATTTGGTAACTGCACCCCAAGAATTAGAAGCAAGATTAAGAAGGGCGCTGAATACAAGTAAACCAAAAAGACGAAATCGCTTTTTTACGTTAGGGAAGTTGGCAGCTGTCGCCTTATTTTTTATGATGCTTGTAGGCTATAATTTCAACGCTTTTGCTTATTATGGAAAGAAATTACTAGGTTTTGATGAAGTCATTTCTGGAACGTTGAACGATTTAAATGAAAAAGGTATGGGCCAAATGATAGGAAAGAAAATAATGTTACAAGATGGAACAGAGTTTACGATTGACGGATTGATGACAGATGCAAATCAGTTGATCTTGTATTACACGTTACTTAACCCTAATGGGATTGAAGAAATGGCAAACTTTGATTTTAGACTTGAAAAAATAACCGGATTTTTAACATATTCACAAGTGTCCAGTGGAGTTTCTTCAATGAATGCGGCTGGTACGGAGATTAAGGGAACGATGCATTTTGACCCAGTAAGTCCGTTTGCGAGAAAGTTAACAATTCACATTTGGGAACCATCGTTGAACGGTCAGGGAACTGAAAGTAGTCTTTCTTTTCCTTATAATCCGAACAAAGCTATGCAAACGCAAATTAAGCAGTCAATTAAGAAAACGGTAAACGTTGATAAAGGCTACATTAAGTTTCAATCGCTTACGGCGACACCAACAGCGACAGTGATTGAAGGAACCTTAGATGTGGAAAACTTTGATAGATTGCCTCTTGGTCTACATGGAATCCAATTAATCGCTAATGGAGAAGAAATAGAAATCTTAGGCAGTGGGGTCAAATCAGCAATTAGAGGTAGCAAGTTCTATATTCAATTTGATAGATTACCCGAACAATTAGAATCACTCGAACTGTATGTAAGCGAATTTATTGGATATCAAAAGCTGGATGAAATGATCGTAATTGGGTCAGAGCATGTTGACCCTTACATTCTTAATGGAAAAGAACTTTGGATTACAAATATTTCAAGAACTTCAAAAAATGTTGAAATTACGATTTCTACAGATCATGATGTAATGCTTCATGGTGTTTCAATCGGAAATGCAAATGAGCAAACGTCCTTACTAACGACAGTAAACCAAACAATGGTAGAGCAAGAAAATGGACGAATAACAAAAGAACGGACCTTGCTTTTTGATTTAATGGTAGAGCCAGAGTTTTTACTTGTCGAAGGTATGCATTATATCAAACGATACAATAAAATCATTGAAATACCAGTTAATTAA
- a CDS encoding sigma-70 family RNA polymerase sigma factor, with protein MEVFQLVKKAKKGNKEALLQLIMKEKDVYYKLAFTYMGNQHDAMDAMEEMIVRLYESVHQLKKDEAFYSWSKTILVNSCKTMLKKRKRLVLVEELNHQMENEHNHLAEDPYKHSEQQIDIQQLLLHVNEHQKEAIQLKYFHDLDYQTIADMTNVSIGTVKSRIFQGLKKLKAHFGGEGDE; from the coding sequence ATGGAAGTTTTTCAACTGGTGAAAAAAGCGAAAAAGGGAAATAAGGAAGCATTACTTCAATTAATAATGAAAGAAAAAGACGTTTATTATAAGCTTGCTTTTACCTATATGGGAAACCAGCATGATGCAATGGATGCAATGGAAGAAATGATTGTCAGACTATACGAAAGCGTTCATCAGCTTAAAAAGGACGAAGCGTTTTATAGTTGGAGCAAAACGATTTTAGTAAATAGTTGCAAAACAATGCTAAAAAAGCGTAAAAGGCTTGTATTAGTAGAAGAATTAAATCATCAAATGGAGAATGAGCATAATCATTTAGCGGAAGATCCATATAAACATAGTGAGCAGCAAATTGATATTCAGCAGCTGTTATTACATGTAAATGAACATCAAAAAGAGGCGATCCAATTAAAATATTTCCATGATCTCGATTATCAAACGATTGCTGATATGACGAATGTTTCAATTGGTACCGTTAAATCAAGAATTTTTCAAGGGTTAAAAAAGCTAAAGGCACATTTTGGAGGTGAGGGCGATGAATAA
- a CDS encoding peroxiredoxin-like family protein — MREQYQLLTKKGVQVVAITPSNGRFLEKFVDVFGPFPFLIYGDPDRKLYQKMGHKTMAKWKLLAIAGKAYLKHGKSAFIPEDEKKQEIVKKALKTLDIYIQGGSWIFDEEGNVIWSHIDQSPEDHATIEQIVKKLS, encoded by the coding sequence TTGCGTGAGCAGTACCAATTACTAACTAAAAAAGGAGTACAAGTTGTTGCGATTACTCCTTCTAATGGTCGGTTTTTAGAGAAGTTTGTTGATGTTTTTGGACCGTTTCCTTTCCTAATTTATGGTGACCCAGACCGGAAGCTTTATCAAAAAATGGGACATAAAACAATGGCTAAGTGGAAACTTCTTGCTATAGCGGGAAAAGCATATTTAAAGCATGGGAAAAGTGCTTTTATTCCAGAAGACGAAAAAAAACAGGAAATAGTAAAAAAGGCGTTAAAAACTCTTGATATTTATATTCAAGGTGGTAGTTGGATTTTTGATGAAGAAGGAAATGTTATTTGGAGTCATATCGATCAATCACCAGAAGATCATGCCACCATCGAGCAAATTGTTAAGAAATTATCGTGA
- a CDS encoding GNAT family N-acetyltransferase — MLNLIETSRLHLREIKEEDFDEIHVIKSDPEVVKYLTWGPSTKEQTRISIEKQISFQYEENRKIFVLAVVLKDTNKVIGNALFMVEDDDFEVAEIGYFVHSNYWNKGFGKEIVEGLLDLAFNSFQLHRIYARCDVENTGSVNILNKRGFRLEGHFLKNLKVKGSWRDNYLFALLSEEYKGLKQKN; from the coding sequence GTGTTGAATTTGATTGAAACAAGTAGGCTACATTTACGAGAAATTAAAGAAGAAGATTTTGATGAAATTCATGTGATAAAATCTGACCCAGAAGTAGTGAAATATTTAACGTGGGGTCCGTCTACGAAAGAACAAACGAGAATTAGTATCGAAAAACAAATTTCCTTTCAATACGAAGAAAATAGAAAGATTTTCGTTCTAGCTGTCGTGTTAAAAGACACGAACAAGGTCATTGGTAACGCTTTGTTCATGGTAGAAGATGATGATTTTGAAGTCGCAGAAATTGGGTATTTTGTACACTCTAATTATTGGAACAAAGGATTTGGAAAGGAAATTGTTGAGGGCTTGCTTGATTTAGCGTTTAATAGTTTTCAGTTACATAGAATTTATGCCCGGTGTGATGTAGAAAATACAGGCTCAGTCAACATCCTTAACAAAAGGGGCTTTCGGTTAGAAGGACATTTTCTAAAAAATTTAAAAGTAAAAGGGTCATGGCGTGATAATTATTTATTTGCTTTATTGAGCGAGGAATATAAGGGTTTAAAACAAAAGAATTGA
- a CDS encoding carbon-nitrogen hydrolase family protein, whose amino-acid sequence MLRVALLHLLPVAGAIEYNQNLIEKSIIRAAEKKVDWIITPELAVSGLQFSGRIGTDWITKQPDEWMTKLFTLAKSLNTYLFIGCPEKSEKGDLYNSVFVISKDGNLIGSQRKFTSYIDDWSTSGMVNELIEMEHVNIGVLICADAYTKEIAEDLRDKGAKIVVAPSSWGPGMYGPNGEWEQRSIDTGLPLFVCNRTGEDETVSFWEAESLVIKNGKRILSHKSTQSAILIFEWDLESMDVTASDFDVDFLV is encoded by the coding sequence ATGTTAAGAGTTGCCCTATTGCACTTATTGCCCGTCGCTGGAGCAATTGAATATAACCAAAACCTTATTGAAAAATCAATTATTCGAGCAGCAGAGAAAAAAGTTGATTGGATTATAACGCCGGAATTAGCGGTAAGTGGATTACAATTTTCAGGGAGGATTGGGACCGATTGGATTACTAAGCAACCAGATGAATGGATGACCAAGCTATTTACCTTAGCTAAATCCTTAAATACATATCTATTCATAGGGTGTCCTGAGAAGTCTGAAAAAGGAGATCTTTATAATTCAGTTTTTGTCATAAGTAAAGATGGAAACTTAATAGGAAGCCAAAGGAAGTTTACAAGTTATATTGATGATTGGTCGACTTCAGGTATGGTTAATGAACTAATAGAAATGGAACATGTGAACATTGGTGTTTTGATTTGTGCAGATGCTTATACAAAGGAGATCGCAGAGGACTTGCGAGATAAAGGGGCAAAAATTGTAGTTGCTCCATCTTCATGGGGGCCCGGCATGTATGGGCCAAACGGAGAATGGGAACAAAGGTCAATTGACACGGGCCTACCTTTATTTGTTTGTAATCGTACCGGGGAAGATGAGACCGTTTCTTTTTGGGAAGCTGAGAGTCTAGTTATTAAGAATGGTAAGCGAATATTATCACATAAGTCCACTCAATCTGCAATCCTCATTTTCGAATGGGATTTAGAGAGTATGGACGTAACTGCTTCTGATTTTGATGTTGATTTTTTAGTTTAG
- a CDS encoding SDR family oxidoreductase, protein MLENQVVIVTGGTRGIGEGIVKLLLNEKAKTIVLAKNKNSIAKLQEAFVGLGDLDTYQCDVTSSEQVSNVIDTIFKKYGRIDTLVNNAGVGVWKPVEEMTEEDWDSQINTNLKGAFLCSQAVYKKMMVNNGGQIVNIASDLAYNTTEKASAYCASKWGLLGLSHTMNKEGKKYGIRVTSVSPGLVQTDFGGVLASKKATGLTVETVADQVLAVIKAGKDAGAIDVIIRP, encoded by the coding sequence ATGTTAGAAAATCAAGTTGTCATAGTTACTGGTGGAACTAGAGGAATTGGAGAAGGTATAGTAAAACTTCTATTAAATGAAAAAGCGAAAACAATTGTTCTTGCAAAAAATAAAAATTCGATTGCTAAGTTACAGGAAGCATTCGTTGGCCTTGGTGACTTAGATACGTATCAATGTGATGTTACCTCGAGTGAACAAGTGTCAAATGTGATTGATACTATTTTTAAAAAGTATGGGCGAATTGACACGTTAGTAAATAATGCAGGAGTAGGTGTTTGGAAGCCAGTAGAAGAAATGACTGAGGAAGATTGGGATAGTCAAATCAATACGAATTTAAAAGGTGCCTTTTTGTGTAGCCAGGCTGTTTACAAAAAGATGATGGTTAATAACGGTGGGCAAATTGTCAATATTGCATCAGATCTTGCTTACAATACAACAGAAAAGGCATCCGCTTATTGTGCTAGTAAATGGGGACTTTTAGGGTTATCGCATACAATGAATAAAGAGGGAAAAAAATACGGTATTCGTGTTACGTCGGTATCTCCAGGTCTTGTTCAAACAGACTTTGGTGGTGTTCTAGCGTCGAAAAAGGCTACAGGATTAACCGTCGAAACAGTAGCTGATCAAGTTTTAGCAGTGATTAAAGCGGGAAAAGATGCTGGTGCAATAGATGTAATCATTAGGCCTTAA
- a CDS encoding quinone oxidoreductase family protein, translated as MNAVIVTEFGSTEVMKFTEMEIPSYSSHQVLIEVHTTSVNFADIKSRYGKKGAGKFPFIPGIDLVGVIKAVGSDVQGFEVGQRVIAFPSGGSYCEYAVAHENLTFPIPETMSFDVAAACPIVSFLSYQLIAMVARIERGETVLIHSAAGGVGTTAIQVAKLLGAGKVIGTVGSEAKIPFALEAGADHVICYEKEDFSEVVNELTNGRGANIILDSVAGRVTEKSMTCLAPFGRLIHFGNSSGEVGNFKTVDLHSSCRSVLGFSFGTTRKERPELLGDVAKKVFNYIGDGSLKIKVGHHYPLSEAAKAHELVENRLSTGKVLLHVK; from the coding sequence TTGAATGCAGTTATTGTAACGGAATTTGGCTCAACAGAGGTAATGAAATTTACAGAAATGGAAATACCCTCATATAGTTCGCACCAAGTGTTAATCGAAGTCCATACGACAAGTGTAAATTTTGCCGATATTAAGTCTCGATACGGAAAAAAGGGAGCGGGAAAGTTTCCTTTTATACCTGGAATTGATTTGGTAGGTGTTATTAAAGCTGTTGGCTCTGATGTTCAAGGGTTCGAAGTTGGACAGCGTGTCATTGCTTTTCCGTCAGGAGGATCTTATTGTGAGTATGCAGTTGCTCATGAAAACTTAACGTTTCCAATACCTGAAACTATGAGTTTTGACGTAGCCGCGGCTTGTCCAATTGTATCATTTCTTTCTTATCAACTAATTGCCATGGTTGCTAGAATTGAAAGAGGAGAAACAGTTCTCATCCATTCTGCAGCCGGTGGCGTAGGAACGACTGCGATTCAAGTTGCTAAACTGTTAGGTGCAGGGAAAGTGATTGGTACTGTAGGTAGTGAGGCAAAAATTCCATTTGCATTAGAAGCAGGGGCCGATCACGTTATTTGTTACGAAAAAGAAGATTTTTCAGAAGTTGTAAATGAGCTTACCAATGGACGAGGTGCAAACATTATCTTAGATTCCGTTGCTGGACGTGTTACAGAGAAAAGTATGACATGTCTAGCACCTTTTGGTCGGCTAATTCATTTTGGTAATTCAAGTGGAGAAGTAGGTAATTTTAAAACGGTTGATTTACATTCAAGCTGTAGATCTGTGTTAGGTTTTAGTTTTGGTACAACAAGGAAGGAACGTCCTGAACTGTTAGGAGATGTTGCAAAAAAAGTTTTTAACTATATAGGTGACGGTAGCTTGAAAATAAAGGTCGGTCATCACTATCCCTTATCAGAAGCAGCAAAAGCGCATGAATTAGTTGAAAACAGGTTGAGTACTGGAAAAGTATTGTTACATGTAAAATAG
- a CDS encoding GNAT family N-acetyltransferase, translated as MSEKIVNETICLKQYLSEKEYKEINQLEELCSSQDKTNLKLELDFKFSSRSTYDLGLKEINEFLYYIDDVLVAYLGISSFGGSNIGEINGMTHPDFRRKGLFKKLFKLAVEECQKRKFNKVLLLSDGHSNSGINFIKSTNSEYDFSEYRMKLLNKTKLESISPIKLRKATIVDGKEISRQNAIFFNFSEDCEISLEKDEELSEFTYMVELVEMVIGKIRVNFREQSAFISGFGILPEYRGRGYGKAALIEAVRIINAKTIEEIELDVECKNSTALNLYKACGFEEVSVMNYYKFNI; from the coding sequence TTGTCCGAAAAAATAGTAAATGAAACAATTTGCCTAAAACAATATTTATCAGAAAAGGAATATAAGGAAATAAATCAGCTTGAAGAACTTTGTTCATCACAGGACAAAACAAATCTAAAGTTAGAGCTAGATTTTAAGTTTAGTAGTAGAAGTACGTATGACTTAGGGTTAAAGGAAATCAATGAATTTCTCTACTATATTGATGATGTATTAGTAGCTTATCTAGGTATATCAAGTTTTGGTGGGAGTAATATTGGTGAAATCAATGGCATGACCCATCCAGATTTCAGAAGAAAGGGCTTATTTAAAAAGCTCTTTAAACTTGCAGTTGAGGAGTGTCAAAAGAGAAAATTTAATAAGGTATTACTTTTATCAGATGGTCACTCTAACTCAGGAATTAACTTTATAAAATCGACGAATAGTGAATATGATTTTTCGGAATATAGAATGAAGTTGCTTAACAAAACAAAGTTAGAAAGTATAAGTCCTATTAAATTGAGAAAAGCAACAATTGTTGATGGTAAAGAGATTAGTAGACAAAATGCAATCTTTTTTAACTTTTCAGAGGATTGTGAAATTTCTCTGGAGAAAGATGAAGAGTTAAGTGAATTTACGTATATGGTTGAGCTAGTTGAAATGGTTATTGGGAAAATTAGGGTAAACTTCAGAGAACAGTCAGCTTTTATAAGCGGATTTGGGATTTTGCCTGAGTATAGAGGTAGAGGGTATGGAAAAGCAGCATTAATAGAGGCTGTGCGCATAATAAATGCAAAAACGATTGAAGAAATCGAATTAGATGTAGAATGTAAAAACAGTACCGCACTAAATTTGTACAAAGCTTGTGGTTTCGAAGAAGTGTCTGTCATGAATTATTATAAATTTAACATTTAA
- a CDS encoding GAF domain-containing sensor histidine kinase encodes MIINNTHLDTRVSMQAVIHELKIGSHMAVPIILHDDTMIGTLCATDPDPHIFTETELENMKMLATIYTYVVSQSGYSLSSEEEKIRLHAKSIINEFAADLADQVRNPMQTVKGFIQFLLDEPKFQQHKEVILDELGKMENNLQSFLLATNPSYPLKERISLANILVETTSSIKSEAEKHHVSISLTLESLPDLIVDKSQMTRVFHNIIKNSIDATKQNKGKVQVRSYTELENVVCIEISDNGLGIPLSDINKVGKPLYSSKNDGHGLGISVASDIIESHGGKLLIETSPTGTKVTIKLPMAE; translated from the coding sequence TTGATCATTAATAATACACATTTAGATACAAGGGTATCAATGCAGGCTGTTATTCATGAGTTAAAGATTGGATCTCACATGGCTGTTCCAATCATCCTACATGACGATACAATGATCGGAACACTTTGTGCAACAGATCCAGATCCCCATATATTTACAGAAACTGAATTAGAAAATATGAAGATGTTAGCTACGATTTATACGTATGTTGTTAGTCAGTCAGGATATAGTTTATCTTCAGAAGAAGAGAAAATTCGACTGCATGCAAAATCAATCATTAACGAATTTGCCGCTGATTTAGCTGACCAAGTTCGAAATCCTATGCAAACGGTTAAAGGGTTTATCCAATTTCTCCTTGATGAACCAAAGTTTCAACAACATAAAGAAGTCATTTTAGATGAATTAGGGAAAATGGAAAACAATCTACAATCTTTCTTACTTGCCACAAACCCCTCTTATCCTTTAAAAGAAAGGATATCATTAGCAAATATACTGGTAGAAACAACATCGTCAATTAAATCCGAAGCCGAAAAACACCATGTATCAATCTCCTTAACTCTTGAGTCTTTACCCGATCTTATAGTGGACAAGAGTCAAATGACCCGAGTATTTCACAACATTATCAAAAATAGTATCGATGCTACCAAACAAAATAAAGGAAAAGTTCAAGTTAGAAGCTACACTGAATTAGAAAACGTCGTTTGTATTGAGATTAGTGACAATGGTCTAGGTATTCCTTTAAGTGATATAAATAAAGTTGGAAAACCATTATACTCATCAAAAAATGACGGCCATGGCCTAGGAATATCAGTTGCGTCAGATATTATTGAATCCCATGGTGGGAAACTTCTAATTGAAACAAGCCCCACTGGCACGAAGGTAACCATTAAATTACCAATGGCTGAATAA
- a CDS encoding GNAT family N-acetyltransferase — MLAFVEVREGMVEGIVKFLISDTWPFHGEENPTEELIRMKFQKGVYTADGNKSFWIIKNNENIGLIRLFDLPDPTCLFDIRLSKKQRGQGFGVEAVNWLTDYVFTNCSHINRIEGHTRNDNFAMRKTFFKCGYVKEAYHRKAWPQKGFLYDSIGYAMIREDWANKTKTLIDDKFEY; from the coding sequence ATGTTGGCTTTTGTAGAAGTACGGGAAGGGATGGTAGAAGGGATTGTTAAATTTTTAATAAGTGATACATGGCCTTTTCATGGAGAGGAAAACCCTACAGAAGAATTGATCAGAATGAAGTTTCAAAAGGGAGTTTATACTGCTGATGGCAATAAATCATTTTGGATAATTAAGAATAACGAAAACATTGGCTTAATTCGTTTATTTGATTTGCCAGATCCAACCTGCCTTTTTGACATACGTCTTAGTAAGAAACAACGTGGGCAAGGATTTGGTGTTGAGGCGGTCAATTGGTTAACAGATTATGTTTTTACGAATTGTTCGCACATAAATCGAATTGAAGGTCATACTAGAAATGATAATTTTGCGATGCGAAAAACATTCTTTAAATGTGGTTATGTTAAAGAAGCATATCATCGTAAAGCTTGGCCACAAAAAGGGTTTTTATACGACTCAATTGGCTATGCGATGATTAGAGAAGATTGGGCAAATAAGACGAAAACGTTGATAGATGATAAGTTTGAATATTAA
- a CDS encoding DnaJ family domain-containing protein — protein MDREYNDLIGDILKETGENERYKGKAKPLSKEYLQMDTYQQFQKIAKDAGYLPHWLKLQKEISNLVHSFRTEKDLEVINKKIKEHNLTCPSQMQKNLISMSNIEKAKEIW, from the coding sequence GTGGACAGAGAATATAATGATTTAATAGGTGATATTTTAAAAGAAACTGGTGAGAACGAGAGATATAAAGGGAAAGCTAAACCATTATCTAAAGAATATCTACAGATGGATACATATCAACAATTTCAGAAGATAGCGAAAGATGCTGGATATTTACCCCATTGGTTAAAATTGCAGAAGGAAATCTCTAATCTAGTTCATTCATTTCGAACTGAGAAAGACTTAGAAGTAATAAATAAAAAAATTAAAGAACATAATTTGACTTGCCCTAGTCAAATGCAAAAAAACCTTATAAGTATGAGTAATATTGAAAAGGCTAAGGAAATTTGGTAA
- a CDS encoding molybdopterin oxidoreductase family protein translates to MNQFVKEQNGVFPSVCSLDCPDQCGLLVHKKDGKIVKIQGDPNHPVTKGNICNKVRHMTHRIYDPKRLEYPLKRVGAKGEGKFERISWEEAIETIYSRWTALLETEGPESILPYSFYGNMGKLNSEGMDRRFFHRLGASLLDRTICSSAGSTGYRYTMGGSFGTDPEETINSKLFIFWGVNAVSTNMHQVAIAEKARKNGAKIVVIDVHKNQTGRWADWFIPILPGTDGALALGLMHILFAENMVDKSFLETYTVGHEELREHVKQYDPKNVAAITGVPVEDIYKLARMYGRTSPAFIRIGNGMQHHDNGGMCVRTVACLPALTGQWQVLGGGAIKGNGGYLAHNSHALERPDLLENKNTRVINMNLIGKALLEEKQPIRSMFVYNCNPALVAPEGNKVREGLLREDLFLVVHDLFLTETAMYADLVLPATSSFENLDFYASYWHHYLQIQEPVIEAYGECKANTEVFRMLAKAFGFEEECLKDSDEELIRQALDCPDNLWIEGINFEKLVEKQYVKANRKRLFEAEKLKTPSCKIELHSKALETKGLPGLPTYSPLVKDNDHPFLFVPAPNHNFLNSTFSNNEKHISLEKVARLHLNSSDAKNLGINDGDQVKVWNERGECELVASVGENVLQGVVVTQGLWADLPETKYFVNALTPDRVADMGGGATFFSGRVSVERL, encoded by the coding sequence TTGAATCAGTTCGTAAAAGAACAAAATGGTGTTTTTCCATCGGTATGCTCGCTTGATTGTCCCGATCAATGTGGATTATTAGTTCATAAGAAAGACGGGAAGATCGTTAAAATTCAAGGCGATCCCAACCATCCAGTAACGAAAGGGAATATTTGTAACAAAGTCCGTCATATGACTCATCGTATTTATGATCCTAAGCGCCTTGAGTACCCATTAAAGCGTGTCGGTGCTAAAGGTGAAGGAAAGTTTGAACGTATCTCGTGGGAAGAAGCGATTGAAACAATTTATTCACGTTGGACAGCGTTATTAGAAACTGAAGGGCCAGAAAGTATCCTTCCATATAGCTTTTATGGAAACATGGGGAAGTTGAACTCGGAAGGGATGGACCGTCGCTTTTTTCATCGCTTAGGGGCGAGTCTCCTTGATCGAACAATCTGCTCTTCGGCTGGCTCAACAGGCTATCGTTATACAATGGGTGGAAGTTTCGGGACTGACCCAGAAGAAACGATTAATTCGAAACTGTTTATTTTTTGGGGCGTTAATGCGGTAAGTACAAACATGCACCAAGTTGCTATCGCTGAAAAAGCTCGGAAAAACGGTGCTAAAATCGTTGTCATCGATGTTCATAAAAATCAAACAGGTCGCTGGGCAGATTGGTTTATTCCAATTTTACCAGGAACAGATGGTGCACTTGCCCTTGGACTAATGCATATCCTCTTTGCAGAAAATATGGTCGATAAGAGTTTTTTAGAAACGTATACAGTAGGACATGAGGAGCTAAGAGAGCATGTAAAGCAGTACGATCCAAAAAATGTAGCCGCCATTACCGGTGTTCCAGTTGAAGACATTTATAAATTAGCGAGAATGTACGGTCGGACGTCGCCTGCTTTTATTCGTATTGGGAATGGGATGCAGCATCATGATAATGGTGGGATGTGTGTTAGAACCGTTGCCTGTTTGCCAGCATTAACTGGCCAATGGCAAGTTCTAGGAGGCGGCGCCATTAAAGGAAACGGTGGCTACCTTGCTCATAATAGTCATGCGCTAGAGCGACCTGATTTACTAGAAAATAAAAATACGAGAGTAATTAATATGAATTTAATTGGAAAAGCGTTGCTAGAGGAAAAGCAGCCGATCCGTTCGATGTTTGTTTATAATTGTAACCCGGCACTTGTCGCCCCTGAAGGAAATAAAGTCAGAGAAGGTTTACTTCGGGAAGATTTATTTTTAGTTGTTCATGACCTGTTTTTAACAGAGACGGCAATGTATGCAGACCTTGTCTTACCTGCAACATCATCATTTGAAAATTTAGACTTTTATGCTTCGTATTGGCATCATTATTTACAAATTCAAGAGCCGGTAATCGAAGCCTACGGTGAGTGTAAAGCTAATACAGAAGTGTTTCGGATGCTAGCCAAGGCCTTTGGTTTTGAAGAAGAGTGTCTCAAGGACAGTGACGAAGAGTTAATTCGCCAGGCATTAGACTGTCCTGATAATTTATGGATTGAAGGAATCAACTTCGAGAAGTTAGTTGAAAAACAATACGTGAAGGCGAATCGAAAACGACTTTTTGAAGCAGAAAAACTAAAAACACCAAGCTGCAAAATTGAGCTTCATTCTAAGGCGTTAGAAACTAAAGGGCTACCGGGATTACCGACGTACTCGCCTTTAGTGAAGGATAACGATCATCCATTTTTATTCGTTCCGGCTCCAAACCATAATTTCTTAAATTCGACGTTCTCCAATAATGAGAAACATATCTCTCTTGAGAAGGTTGCTCGCCTGCATTTAAATAGTAGCGATGCCAAAAATTTAGGAATTAACGATGGCGATCAAGTAAAGGTGTGGAATGAGCGAGGAGAATGTGAACTTGTTGCTTCTGTAGGTGAAAATGTTCTTCAGGGAGTTGTTGTGACGCAAGGATTATGGGCTGATCTACCAGAGACGAAATACTTTGTGAATGCGTTAACTCCTGACCGTGTTGCCGATATGGGTGGTGGAGCAACCTTCTTTTCTGGTCGCGTTAGTGTCGAAAGGTTGTAA